In Salvelinus fontinalis isolate EN_2023a unplaced genomic scaffold, ASM2944872v1 scaffold_0365, whole genome shotgun sequence, the sequence TCTTGGCTTGTGTTTGTTGACTTTAGATTCTGGAACTGGAAACTGAAAATTCCAAGTTGAAAGAACGACTTCAAGATCTAGAGGATCACATGGCAGATTGTCAAGGCTCACCGGTAAACTAGCTACTAATCTAACAGTTTGTCTCACACTAATCCCTAGAAATGTCTGCCGTAACAACACCTTATCTTACTTCCTGACATCAGTGATAACAAATCGCTACCTGTTTCTTCTTTCTCTGGCTGATTTCTCCTCAGCTTCTACACTTGAACTCTTCTAACGAGGCCCACATGCTGCCGAGTCGCTCGTCTATGTTCTGGGATGACAGTGTCAGCCTGAACGCCCTTTCCTTTCTAGAGATGTCCTCTGTGGCTCTAACCCCAGCCAGCTCTCCAGACTCCAGTATCTCCGCTGGTCTactaacccctccacccagtaAACCTGCCCAGCCCAGGCTACCGCAGCATTATGGGTGCTGCTTACCTCGACCGCGAGTAAATAGctacctctctctcgcttttCCTTAATACACTGCTAGAAGAGAAGCAGAAGGGTTCTATGGTTCACTTCATATAGAATCACAGAAGCGCCCTTATTTTAGATAGTGTAttatgagggtgtgtgtgtttggttttatgACTGTAGCCTTAGTATGACATCCAGCTGCCATTCAACAGCTTTGTATTTGGTTGTTTTCCCCCCTCAGGCATGGAGCACCATATCCAGGCCTACCCCAACGGACGTTTTCGACATGGTTCCATTCTCCTCAGGGTCTCCTATGGCAAGGAAACCTGCCATCAAtgggtcctcccctcctcctccctccttttcacctcctccacctcctccacatgTTTTCCTGAAAGAGAGAGGTGACTACTCTGCCGCACTATGCTCCTTTTTACATTATGTCGTAATGAAATTGATTGATAAACTGTTGTATGCAATTGCATAAAGACTAATACAAGTTGTTAAATTAACAAttgcacacatacagtatgctgaTTCAactcctgtcttccctctctgctGTGTATTTTCTCTCGGTCCCTCATCCTTCCATCTCACCCCTCCAACAGGAACAGATATTTTGGGGGCGGAGCCTTTTGACCCGTTCCTCTGCAACACATCCTTTCCTCCTGACGTCCAATCTAAACTGGATGAAATGCAGGTGTGTACATTCAACTGTAGGAACAGCAATGTTTCTAGAGCGAGTCTTTGTAATTCTCATATATTTACGTTAATACGGGGCATATTACACAGGCATTATGTGCTCAGTCATTGGTGTAAGTAATAGCATTGCCTCTAAACAAATATAGCACCGCTCTACCATTATGCTGATTAGATGTTTATCAAGGGTAAAATATTGTATGCTTTGTATGCTTTTCCAATCGACATGGATTCTGCCTTTTAGAATGGGACACAGCCTTTCAGGAGTTTATACTGGACCCGTCTTATAAGAGTTGAATGTTAATCTCGTCATTATTGTAATGCCGTATATTGTTTACATGGTCTGAGTAAATATTTTACATATATTaagtataaactcagcaaaaaaagaaacgtccttttt encodes:
- the LOC129845773 gene encoding PTB domain-containing engulfment adapter protein 1-like isoform X3, whose protein sequence is MNRAFNRRNDKSGGMTSPEALAKNHMAYNVKFLGVTEVDQPKGTDVIRVAVRKLKFQRHIKKSEGHKTPKVELQVSIYGVKLLDPKTRDVQHNCQLHRISFCADDKTDKRIFTFICTEPETKKHICYVFDSEKCAEEITVSIGRAFDLAYRKFLESGGKDVEMRKQIGSLQKRILELETENSKLKERLQDLEDHMADCQGSPLLHLNSSNEAHMLPSRSSMFWDDSVSLNALSFLEMSSVALTPASSPDSSISAGLLTPPPSKPAQPRLPQHYGCCLPRPRAWSTISRPTPTDVFDMVPFSSGSPMARKPAINGSSPPPPSFSPPPPPPHVFLKERGTDILGAEPFDPFLCNTSFPPDVQSKLDEMQRQRRRGSIWD